The genomic stretch CAGAGACACACCCGTTATAGGGTCAAGCGAACAAGTGCATGTGGTGGATGCCTTGGCGATCACAGGCGATGAAGGACGCGGTAGCCTGCGAAAAGCGGTGGGGAGCTGGCAAACAAGCTTTGATCCACCGATATCCGAATGGGGAAACCCACTCCGTATGGAGTATCCATGACTGAATACATAGGTCATGTGAAGCGAACGCGGCGAACTGAAACATCTAAGTAGCCGCAGGAAAAGAAATCAACCGAGATTCCCAAAGTAGTGGCGAGCGAAATGGGACCAGCCTGCATTCTTTATCTGTACCGTCAGCCAAACGCTCTGGAAAGTGCGGCCATAGTGGGTGATAGCCCCGTAGGCGAAGACGGAATGGAAGAACTAGGTATGCGACAAGTAGGGCGGGACACGTGAAATCCTGTCTGAAGATGGGGACCATCCTCCAAGGCTAAATACTCGTGATCGACCGATAGTGAACCAGTACCGTGAGGGAAAGGCGAAAAGAACCCCGGAGGGGAGTGAAATAGATCCTGAAACCGCATGCATACAAACAGTCGGAGCCTCGCAAGGGTGACGGCGTACCTTTGTATAATGGGTCAGCGACTTACATTCAGTGGCAAGCTTAACCGAATAGGGCAGGCGTAGCGAAAGCGAGTCCGAACAGGGCGTCCAGTCGCTGGGTGTAGACCCGAAACCGTGATCTATCCATGGCGTGTTGAAGGCACGGTAACACGTGCTGGAGGACCGAACCCACTAACGTTGAAAAGTTAGGGGATGAGCTGTGGATAGGGGTGAAAGGCTAAACAAACCCGAAATAGCTGGTTCTCTCCGAAAACTATTTAGGTAGTGCCTCGTGTATCACCTTCGGGGGTAGAGCACTGTCATGGTTGAAGGGTCCATTGCGGATTACTTCGCCATAGCAAACTCCGAATACCGAAGAGTGCAATCACGGGAGACAGACATCGGGTGCTAACGTCCGGTGTCAAGAGGGAAACAACCCAGACCGCCAGCTAAGGTCCCCAAATATGGCTAAGTGGGAAACGAAGTGGGAAGGCTAAAACAGTCAGGAGGTTGGCTTAGAAGCAGCCACCCTTTAAAGAAAGCGTAATAGCTCACTGATCGAGTCGTCCTGCGCGGAAGATGTAACGGGGCTAAGCCATATACCGAAGCTGCGGATGCACATTTATGTGCATGGTAGGAGAGCGTTCTGTAAGCCTGCGAAGGTGCATTGGAAAGTGCGCTGGAGGTATCAGAAGTGCGAATGCTGACATGAGTAGCGATAAAGGGGGTGAAAGGCCCCCTCGCCGTAAGCCCAAGGTTTCCTACGCAACGTTCATCGGCGTAGGGTGAGTCGGCCCCTAAGGCGAGGCAGAAATGCGTAGCTGATGGGAAACAGGTCAATATTCCTGTACCAGTGTGAAATGCGATGGGGGGACGGATCGCGGAAGGTTGTCCGGGTGTTGGAAGTCCCGGTCGCTGCATCGAAGAAGGCACTTTGGCAAATCCGGGTGCGCAATTCAAGGGTGTGGCGCGAGCGGCCTCGAGCTGCGAAGCAATCGGAAGGGGTTCCAGGAAAAGCCTCTAAGCTTCAGTTTCACATTGACCGTACCGCAAACCGACACAGGTGGGCGAGATGAGTATTCTAAGGCGCTTGAGAGAACTCGGGAGAAGGAACTCGGCAAATTGGTACCGTAACTTCGGGATAAGGTACGCCCCTGTAGCTTGATGCGCCTGCGCGCAGAGGGTGAAGGGGTTGCAATAAACTGGTGGCTGCGACTGTTTAATAAAAACACAGCACTCTGCAAACACGAAAGTGGACGTATAGGGTGTGACGCCTGCCCGGTGCCGGAAGATTAAATGATGGGGTGCAAGCTCTTGATTGAAGTCCCGGTAAACGGCGGCCGTAACTATAACGGTCCTAAGGTAGCGAAATTCCTTGTCGGGTAAGTTCCGACCTGCACGAATGGCGTAACGATGGCCACACTGTCTCCTCGAGACTCAGCGAAGTTGAAGTGTTTGTGATGATGCAATCTCCCCGCGGCTAGACGGAAAGACCCCATGAACCTTTACTGTAGCTTTGCATTGGACTTTGAACCGGTTTGTGTAGGATAGGTGGGAGGCTGTGAAGTGTGGACGCCAGTCTGCATGGAGCCGTCCTTGAAATACCACCCTGATCTGTTTGAGGTTCTAACCTTGGCCCGTGATCCGGGTCGGGGACAGTGCATGGTAGGCAGTTTGACTGGGGCGGTCTCCTCCCAAAGGGTAACGGAGGAGTACGAAGGTACGCTAGGTACGGTCGGAAATCGTGCTGATAGTGCAATGGCATAAGCGTGCTTGACTGTGAGACCCACAAGTCGAACAGGTGCGAAAGCAGGTCATAGTGATCCGGTGGTTCTGTATGGAAGGGCCATCGCTCAACGGATAAAAGGTACTCTGGGGATAACAGGCTGATACCGCCCAAGAGTTCATATCGACGGCGGTGTTTGGCACCTCGATGTCGGCTCATCTCATCCTGGGGCTGTAGCCGGTCCCAAGGGTATGGCTGTTCGCCATTTAAAGAGGTACGTGAGCTGGGTTTAAAACGTCGTGAGACAGTTTGGTCCCTATTCGCCGTGGGCGCTGGAAGTTTGAGGGGGCCTGCTCCTAGTACGAGAGGACCGGAGTGGACGAACCTCTGGTGTACCGGTTGTCACGCCAGTGGCATCGCCGGGTAGCTATGTTCGGAAGAGATAACCGCTGAAAGCATCTAAGCGGGAAACTCGCCTCAAGATGAGACTTCCCCGGGGACTAGATCCCCTTGAAGGGTCGTTCGAGACCAGGACGTTGATAGGTCAGGTGTGGAAGCGCAGTAATGCGTTAAGCTAACTGATACTAATTGCCCGTAAGGCTTGATCCTATAACAGGTGTGTGTCGGCAGCCGCCAGTGCGTCAGCACGAAAGGGTGCCCCATCCTGCACAAGGTGCAGGATCTTGGAGAACACATACGGTTGAGATCGTTGTTGTGCCTGAAACAACACAACCCCAATTCAGCAGCACCTCTTTACGCTTCTTCCCGATTGGCTGTGGCGCAGAAATGCGACGCAGCAACCCGTCATGCCTGATGACCATAGCGAGTTGGTCCCACCCCTTCCCATCCCGAACAGGACCGTGAAACAACTCCACGCCGATGATAGTGCGGATTGCCCGTGTGAAAGTAGGTAATCGTCAGGCTCCTCATGCTGTAAAGTCGAAACCCCGGTAACTCCGAAAGAGTGCCGGGGTTTCGGCGTTTACGCGTGCAGAAACAGCCGCACGCCAGACAAAAAAGCCGCCGGTGAGGCGGCTTTTTGTATTCACACGCCAATTCTTTCCGCGCAGATAAATCGCACTGAATTCAAATACCTCACCGCACTGCCATTACGTTTGAATCGCGCTCACTCAGCGTTTCACTCCCGGCGTACCGCCTTCTGAGTCAACGTGCCGCATCGCACGCCCCCCATTCGATCCTGCGTCACTTGACATAAATCAGCCCATATTGGCCCGCGCCGCCCATCATGAACGAGGTGGCCCGCGTGCTCTCGAAGGTCGCACGCCGTGCCGACTCATTTCCGGGAACGCTGGGAGGACGCATGAAAGCACTGGTTTATCACGGTCCGGGTCGCATTACGGTCGAAACGCGCCCCATGCCTCAACTGCAGGATGCGGGCGACGCGATCGTCAGACTCACGAAGACCACGATCTGCGGTACGGATCTACACATCATCAAAGGCGACGTGCCGAGCTGCACGTCCGGACGCATCCTCGGTCACGAAGGCGTAGGCGTGATTCACGAAGTGGCAAATGGCGTGAGCACGCTGAAGCCCGGCGATCGCGTGCTGATCTCATGCATTTCTAGCTGCAGACAATGCCATTACTGCCGGCGTGGCATGTATTCGCACTGTCAAACCGGTGGCTGGATACTCGGCAATCGCATTGACGGCACGCAGGCCGAATACGTTCGCATTCCCCATGCGCAAACGAGCCTCTACCGGCTTCCCGAAGGCCACGACGAAGCGGCGCTCGTCATGCTCTCCGACATCCTGCCCACGGGCTTCGAATGCGGTGTGCTCAACGGCAAGGTCGAACCGGGCAGCACAGTCGCCATCGTCGGTTCGGGGCCGATCGGGCTTGCGGCGCTGCTGACCGCGCAGTTCTACTCGCCCGCGCAAATCATCATGATCGATCTCGATGCGAACCGGCTCGAATGCGCGAAGCGTTTCGGCGCGACGGCATGCGTCGATTCGCGCGTATCCGATCCGCGAGAGTCGGTTATGGAATTGACCGATGGCGTCGGCGTAGATTGCGCCATCGAAGCGGTGGGCGTACCGGCGACGTTCGAGCTGTGCCAGCAACTCGTGGCGCCCGGCGGCACGATCGCGAACGTTGGTGTGCACGGGGCGCCAGCATCGCTCTTTCTCGACAAGCTCTGGGACCGCAACGTGACCATCACAACACGTCTCGTCGATACAGTCAGTACGCCCATGCTACTCAAAACGGTCTGCGCAGGTCGCGTCGATCCGGGCCGTCTG from Paraburkholderia acidisoli encodes the following:
- a CDS encoding zinc-dependent alcohol dehydrogenase family protein, whose translation is MKALVYHGPGRITVETRPMPQLQDAGDAIVRLTKTTICGTDLHIIKGDVPSCTSGRILGHEGVGVIHEVANGVSTLKPGDRVLISCISSCRQCHYCRRGMYSHCQTGGWILGNRIDGTQAEYVRIPHAQTSLYRLPEGHDEAALVMLSDILPTGFECGVLNGKVEPGSTVAIVGSGPIGLAALLTAQFYSPAQIIMIDLDANRLECAKRFGATACVDSRVSDPRESVMELTDGVGVDCAIEAVGVPATFELCQQLVAPGGTIANVGVHGAPASLFLDKLWDRNVTITTRLVDTVSTPMLLKTVCAGRVDPGRLITHRFAFEDVLEAYETFSQASSTQTLKVLIEM